ttttgggtgttttattcaattttaatagcatttgaaaaaactaTGAAATCTCTCGCTTtctaaacagtatcctgactaaactgtgacagtctgtgattatccactaAATCGTAACTATTTGTCAAAATAGTTCAtaatttcagattttttgaaCAAACAAATTAGGTAGGCtgtaatttcatataaatgaggttcaTTGATTATGAATTCCAAAAAATCAGTGTAAAACTAGCCTAATAAGTTGATGTTAGTTGTGAATCCGGTGGTAGTGGGAAAAAAGCGCAAAACAAGGGAatcttgaagaaaaaaaaagcgctggaaacataaaaaaaaagcttctaaaaagggttaattttctttttttacctggGAGTACaacaagttgcatggtcgaagacaacacaagggctaaaagacaacacaagggttaatgttcTGAGAGGAAAATCATTATGTCTCATAGAAAATCGTCTTGGACCTTAATAACCCAGGCTGACTAAGTAGGCTACCTACACCAACCCTCACGACAACAGTCCGGTTTAAActagtatctgtgtgtgttgtggggaaACAGCTATGTTTTGGTCCAGGGATGGTTTCGTGAGAATCGTTATAGGCTGATTACGCATCAACTTAGAAGATGGTTGCCACTGAGTGtgatttttccattttttttcgaGTTGATGAGATGTGACTGCAGAGGGCGTGAACGGACGTGTTGTCAACATAAGCTGGTTAAAAGTAGGCTATTCACCCCATTCGGAAAGAGGCTGgtgttattttgtattttcactttttatttgtatattgtcTTAAGTTTCGTTATGTTGTGAAAACCACTATAGTGGCTTTTGCCCTCGTTATTTTGCTGATGCGCCCAAAGTCTATAGGCTACCACAACAAACTGTCACAAATGgctcacaaaaacaaaacaaaacaaagggaTTAAGTGCGGTTTTTGATGTCCAAACACGAATAGTTGATTGCGGGTTAGGGTCCTCCAAAAGCAGCACAGGTTGTCCGGTTGGCTCCTCGCTGCGCGTCACACACCTGCCCAGTTAAAACCACGCCCCTCGCGTCTAGAGGAGCTATGATAAAACCCCCCGAGACAGGAAGACCTGTCAATTCCTCCCAATCCATGAGCAcggcctctgcaaaatagttgcACTAGCCTACATGTTGTCACAGACAGTGACACGGGGGTTTTAAGCTGCATTCCGACACAAGAGCCATTTCACAACTGAGGCAACTGAACCAAAACCTCCCTGGGCGTCTCATCTCAGCCCTCCATGCTCCTGTAATCCGGCGGGTGTTAAGATCCATGGAAGTAGCCGGCTTCTACGACGAGGGCGGATTTGCTATCCACAGTAGAGACAGCATTATCAGTCCCACCAGCAACGGCTCGTACTGGAAGCTCGGCGACTCGATGACGGAGCTGGGCATTGAAGAGCGGGAGAGAGCGATAGACTTCAGCGTTTACCTGGATTCAGCTTTGCACTGCCCGCAACTGGCGGCGCAGacgcaccaccaccaccaccaccagcagcagcagcagggggacGTTTTCTCAGATTTCCTGGCGGAGAGCAAAATCAAGAGAGTTGCAGCTTTACATAACTACAAGAACTATTCGCTGTTGAACGAGCTGGAGACGAATCAGTGCGACAACTTGAGGGACCCCAGGGAGTCCTACGCGCTGGGTTACGCTGAGCTGCAGGAGACCCGTGTGGATAGTGTGCTCAGCCCTGAACTCATCGGGAGCCGCtacagagctgctgctgctgctgctgccgccgccgCTGAAAGAGACGACAGTCCGGAAGACGTGAAGATGGAGAACGGGTCGTCTGGTTTTGACATGAGGTCTTACCTCCATTACCAGTCCACCAGCGGCAGTATTGGCAACATCTCCACCGCGTCCTCGACTTGCTCCAGCCCGCCCGGCACACCTGCCCCGTCAGGTAAAAGCAGGTCACCATCGCACAGTGGCAAAATGTCCAGCGGGAAATCAAAGAAACGCCTTGACAAGGACAGTGACGAGTACAGGGTGAGGCGGGAGAGGAACAACCTCGCCGTGAGGAAGAGCAGGGACAAAGCCAAAATGCGCAACTTGGAGACCCAACATAAAGTGCTGGAACTGGCTGCGGAGAACGATCGTTTACAAAAGCGTGTAGAGCAGCTGTCCAGAGAGCTGGCCACCCTGCGCAACCTGCTCTCTGCCACCGGACAATGTTAGGAACCTCCAGCAGAGACTCCACACAGACCTGCGGGCTGATTGTCTTGTTATTGATGGACTTTAGAGCCTGAGGTGATCCACTGAAAGTGTTGAAAACGGTACGCTTCACAGGTGAAGAATGCGACCACCAGTTTACAGGGACAATAATGGGACTGAAGCAGTGGGTGCATGGATTGCGCTATCATTCACCAATCTTCACAAGTCACCATAGCTTTATTCTCAGATGTAATTGTTGTGTATACAGTATTTTGGtgcatattttacatacatgCGAGTGGATTTCTACATTTTGTGTTTCTGGAGCAATGGTTGTCAAGGGAAGAGTTGCTGCAGTGAAATGATGCAACTCTTTGTAATAGTATTGCCAATGAATGAAATAAGTCTAATTATTTAATATCGAAAGGGGAAATGCTTTAATTGTACTTGATATTTTATTGAATTAAACAGATTTATACTTTCTCTAAACAATTTCATTTGTAatttcttttctccttttcaAGCAAGTGCAGACAGTGGTGTTGTGCTTGCCTTATAATATTCACACATTCATGATAGTCAGACTGTGTACTAGGGTGTGTTTCACTACAACATATTGCAGATTCAAATAACTGGCTCAACAATAAGGCAAATTTGCAATCTTTTTTAGGTCAATATGCCGAAATTGAAAGAGAAATAAACATGCTAAAGGAGTTTCTTTTTGGACAGAGTGAATTTCGTATCAGTAAGGCTAAAGACAATGGAAAAATGCCTCAGATTACCATCATCACACTTCATTTTTAGGCTATATTTATTGTTTCCACAAAGCAGAAGATGGCATTCAGTGGTTAGGCCCGTGCCCTTGTACGGCGATAGAGACACATGTTACTGAATCTAGAATATAAATGAGGATTGATAAgtgaaattgtgtttttctactgatattaATTAATGCCAACGCCATTTGCATTCCTGTGTTAACTTGTCCACTAACCTAAAAGTCTCAGATCAGGAAATATATCCACACAATTTATACTGAAACGATACTGCTGAGAACAGCACAAAAAAAGACACGCAGCACATAAATGTTAGCTTTATCTTTAGCACACGGCTCTGTCAATAGTCTGTTGGGTCCACTGGCCCAGAGAGGGGTTCAAGGTTGCATgaaaattaatcagcaactaaCCTCCTCACATCACCTCAGGTCTCGCTTCAACAGCCAAAAGACCTGGCTGTGAGTCAGCGCAGGCGAGATACCAATAATCCTGAGCAAACCTAGTTTAACCCTCAAGTGGAAAACACTCAGAAAATGAAGAAGTTAAAAATGGGAGTGACAAAGTAGGTTACACCAGACATGATAGATAAGTTGACTATTTGTTTGCAGTGAATTTTACCAAGCCCTCAGACTGCATCTTACTGTGTGCACATTATGAAACGTATCGGCCTCAAACAAGCAAACCCCAGACAGAGAGGATAAAGAAAAAGGCAAGGTGggatttgtaggtgatccgTGTAAATTCAGGGTGGGGAATGTTTTTGCAACTCTCACTTCAAACAGCAGAGGACAGGGAAAACCTCCTTTGCTAGTTTTTTAAGAGGggacatatttactttattgGCATTTAGACATCATTTTATATTCtctaaataaagtaaaaaaagtggTTGCTGTGTTGTGCAGTGAGGGATGACATTTTGAACACAGTGGATGTTTCATCACACTCAATGATGGAACAGTTTAGCTTTTAAACTGTTGTGCAACATCCTCCCTTTCTAACACATCACTACTTGAAGAATGCTACACCCACATTTGAATAAGACAATGTAATCCTCCATGAACAGGACAATAGCTTCTTTTTTTAGGCCTACAAAACAAGTTAAcatggatcttttttttttattttttatttttttaacagatttCAAGAAAAGTTGTAGATATTTTGAAAACATAATTAATAAAACCGCAGAAACAATGTATTGTTTCATATCACGCGTTAATGATTTAACATCCATGCACTCCATGTTGTGACTTTCTCAGCACGTTTCCTGCTCTTGCTGCGCTTGTTGTAGCTGTCAGGGTTGGCAAAGATCCATTTTAAACATTCTAGGCATTCTTTCTTCGATGACCCCTCATTTCCTATTGGATCCCCACTCAGTCTTTCCCTGCTCCTGGCTCACATGCTCACAGGAGAGAGGGAAATTCCCACACAGGATGACCTCTTTTCTTGAAAGTTTAGGCCAACCCTCTTTCCTCATTTTACCGTCAATGGGCAGTGTCTGTCCGTAACTCCTCGTTGCATCACAGCCCCTCCCCAGGCCAACTGGCCTCCTAAAAAAACTCCTCTGACACtgcaataaaaacacacacacacacacctgtcactCTGTACCAGTTGTTGAGAAATAGAAGATTTTTCTTTTATCTATGAGTCATGTTAGTATGTCTTTTTGACGCTTATTAGTAGTTTATTGTTCCTCAAACCACTTTGAAACGTTGTATCAGATTGTGCTTGCCAAATTAAAGAAAGTTGAATGATGAAAACTTAACCTCCCATTAACCCTTTTAATTAATGAATTTGGCTTTGGTCAAGTTCTTGTTGCTTGTTTAGTTTGACAGTGCGTCAGCTGATACATAGTTAAGATCATCGGAAGTACTTTTCCAGGAAAATTGCCTGCCTtctagctagcaagctacacgctgaacaTGGCAGGTTTTGAAAGTTTTTGATCGTGCATCaagacaggcctgcttggttctttcggggaatgattggaaagatttacaaagaatatgtttacagcatttaacATCTCTAAGTGGGACGTTTTGGAACCGATGGGATTGccgtggacaaagtacacacagcgatacGCTGGTTGGAgaaaattacgtttaaccatgtatccagctaatttaaatagctcatgttactgtagtgTGTGAACAGTAAACTTCATTTAATAGTGTATGTGCAAgtgttccacaaaaacaagatccttcccgagactattttgcagagccaccgtcgctgcgtccggagcttagagCCGCCCAAgaacattgtgattggtttaaagaaatgcaaacaacccagagctttttttttttttttttctcctatcccagaatgtatgtgtggtgtagccaggagtaaagtctggcaatgcgagactagctgaTACATAATGCATTTGTTGCTGATTTACATCACAAATACCACAACCTACAGATGAGTGTTGAAATTACACTGTGAACATTAGGGCTGGATATTATTGAACctgtgtgttgtcttccattcgaccatgcacttgttgtcctcccgggtcaaatcAACCCTTTTTGTGACGTTTTTTTGTCCcgttttttacacttttgtcgacttttttcaatgtttttggtgcGTTTaatgcttcttttctttttttttataattatttttcatACTCCAATCAGAATACACCTCCTACCTACAGTATTCCTCTACTccacttttacacacacaccaccccacACACTTTGACACATAAAACCCACCCAcctgcgcacgcacacacacacacacacacacacacacacacacacacacacacacacacacacacaccacacacaaacggtTTCCAGCTCTCAGTCAACATACCTAGTCCTTATTTCTCAGCCATTTAATTTACAAGGCTTCATATATGTCCTGCCACACCTTGTTGAATTGTTGCCTTTTGTTCCGGTCTTCAAACATTGATTTTTCTATACTTAAAAATATTTCATTAGTCCCTTTCATTGCTGTAGTGATGGGGCCTCTGTATCCTTCCAATATTGtaaaattcatttttttatataccaAAGAGGAGAAAAGGATCATTCATCCAATGTGGTACTTTAGCTTGTCTGTGTTTTGAAATATACTGCTCAAGACGGTGAATTCAATTTTGATTTTACAAGTGTTGGTCATCCATTTTTGGATCTCTGACCAACCCTTACGAACCTTCTCACATTCCCAGAATGCGTGTATTATTGTCTCCTTGTGTATTCCACATTTTACACAAACAGGGGAGAAAGAGgcatcaaatttatttatttttgatttagtGTATATCCTTGTCATGAGCTTGTATTGTATAAGACGCAGATCCTCATTGGTGGTAATGGTGTTGGTTATATTTAGGCAATCTTTCCAGTTTATGTCAGAGTTATTTATTAGTTATTTaacgcttcttttcactaccatgtataaacaccaaCACCAACTTACTACTGccagttttacactttttttcttcaattcaTGGccaataaactttatttataggaaattattcCTAATCCTTGAGTTATAAAAGCAaacattatgaattatttagactaatattaaaggaaggataatcacagaagggTATATGTCAACGTTCAGTGAGGATACTGTTTCGAAACATTtcaatttgttttttcaaatgcaaaaaaatttaataaaacacccaaagttCAATGAAAGTAGGGATCtgatcttttgttgtacttgcgaagcgcgtgtatggaatcatccatgttatttttgggaaattaaaattaggtagttaaaaagcaacccatatttctgatatagacattttgaaaacgggttGAATTGAACACATGGGTTAAAAAAATCACGATACCAGTACCCTTAAAGTGATACCAGTACAAGTAGAATACTTTTAGACTACTTTTTTCCACTTCATTCATTACACATCATGTGAATGTCAGCATCTCAGCGCGCTGAACTGCCAACTCCGTCCAATACACCTCACCGTGCTCGACTTCACCAGACCACTGCTGCAGTAGTGGGCCAAACACACGTCACATTAAATCGAAGAAAGCTTgcgttaaacataaaaaaaaacatagaaataGTCATTCTTTTTTAGATCTGGGTACAAAAAAGATCAAATGCAGGTATCGTTTGACTGGAAAAGTGTTGATACTACTTGGTACTGGGTTATTTCcagggcccagtttttcaaaaaattGAATCTGGTTAAAATTGATAtggatttggaaatcccatgtttcgctatccaggatcacctgatccatcttgattttatgccagttttttaaaggaacattggattggatcactgtgatccaaataccaaatttcaagattACCAAATCCTGTTTACCAGATCCTTAAATGTAAAAGTTAAAGTGTACCCTACTGGCTTAGCAAAGAACAACAGGTAGGCACAATACCGGTGGCCACTAAtagccattgtttgttttaattttaagaaacagaaacactgtaataaacacaaacattttacattcctCATTTTgttataatgttgtttttttgtttaccaTATCTCATTAGATGTGACATGCTTCATATATGCTTCAAATATGAAGACATGTATATATCATCAGTAAACATTGATTTTATGATCATTCACTTA
This genomic interval from Perca fluviatilis chromosome 5, GENO_Pfluv_1.0, whole genome shotgun sequence contains the following:
- the cebpb gene encoding CCAAT/enhancer-binding protein beta — protein: MEVAGFYDEGGFAIHSRDSIISPTSNGSYWKLGDSMTELGIEERERAIDFSVYLDSALHCPQLAAQTHHHHHHQQQQQGDVFSDFLAESKIKRVAALHNYKNYSLLNELETNQCDNLRDPRESYALGYAELQETRVDSVLSPELIGSRYRAAAAAAAAAAERDDSPEDVKMENGSSGFDMRSYLHYQSTSGSIGNISTASSTCSSPPGTPAPSGKSRSPSHSGKMSSGKSKKRLDKDSDEYRVRRERNNLAVRKSRDKAKMRNLETQHKVLELAAENDRLQKRVEQLSRELATLRNLLSATGQC